CTTTTCTGTGCACATTGAGGTTTTGTCTGTCTCCCAGGACGAGTTGGTGCTGATCTATGAAATGTCGAGATCTGATCCTCCGGGATCACTAGTTGCAGACATCGAAAAGGGGATTGGTGCCGTCATAATGCTCTTCGTTCGCAATTCTTCTGGAAGGTATACGTTGGATCTGGATTTTGATTCAGCAAAGGCTCCCTTTTATCTATCATTTATGCTGCATTTGTGTCCTGATGCTGGTGTTGTTGCCTCGGAGATTAAAACGCACAGAAAGACAAGATTTTGTGTGCCTGTGGGTTTAGGCCCAGGATATCCTGCGCCCTTGGGTGCTTCTGTTTCCGATGATGGAATGGTCAATTTCTCTTTGTTTTCGAGGAAAGCTGAGAGCGCTGTACTCTGCCTGTATGAAGGGAAAACAGAGGTTCCGTCTTTAGAGATCGAACTGGATCCTTATGTCAATCGTACAGGAGATATCTGGCACGTCTCGATGGAGAGCATCGAGGACTATGTAAGCTACGGTTATCATTGCAAAGGACCAGTAGAGAAAAGAGGTGGATTTGATATGCAGCATGTGCTGTTGGATCCGCATGCCAAAATGGTTCGAAATCTTCTTTCTGTTCAGGGTGATACAATGACTCCAACCAAGTGTTTTGGTTCTCTGGAAATGGAACCTATATTTGACTGGAGTGGTGATatcatgacccgagcctgatgggctaactggcctatcaactttcttttggtctaaaccactgactaaaatgcttaagctgaagttgatagtagtatactcatcagacccttttaagtcaatcttaattctgctcactttcgatgtgggactaatcaggggtgttgcaATCACCCctactcaaaggcttgacgtcctcgtcaagccccaacataacccagatcaaactctagcatagtgcatgtgaggcgtagccctgtggtggctccacgccgtgacgagtcctctaaCTCTGTCTACGGGTAgtcttttcctactcgagccccctcaccatgcacaaatgctaggtcggctctgataccaaatatcatgacccgagcctgatgggctaactggcctatcaactttcgtttggtctaaaccactgaccaaaatgcttaagctgaagttgatagtagtatactcatcagacccttataagtcaatcttaatcctgcccactttcgatgtgggactaatcaggggtgttacaggtGATGTTCATCTGCAGTTGCCAACAGAGAAGCTGGTGGTTTACAGATTAAATGTTGGGCAGTTTACAATAGATAACTCGAGCGGGCTCCCAGAAGATGTTGCTGGGACTTTCGGTGGTGTGAGTGAGAAAGTAGAGCATTTTAAAGAACTTGGTGTCAATGCAATCCTGCTAGAGCCAATATTTCCCTTTGATGTTAACAAAGGCCCTTACTTCCCCTATCATTTCTTCTCGGTAATGGATGAATATGGACAAGAACATAATGCTGCTTCAGCAATCAATTCTATGAAGGAGATGATCAAGATGCTACATTCCGAAGGTATAGAGGTCTTGATGGAGGTTGTTTTTACTCATAGTGCTGAAGGTGGAGATGCGGACTCCCATGTGATATCATTCCGAGATATTGATAGTTCTTCCTAATAAGGATTGCCATACCGATCCGTACCGTCCGGTACGAGCGATACGTATCGGTCCGATGatatatcggtacgcggaccgcccgttaccgggcggaacgaataataataataaaatatatatattaatatatatatatatattaataatttaaatcaaatcgaggcgacgtcgcgtcgcctttctcggcgacgtcgccgaggcgacacgacgtcgcctttttcggcgacgtcgctatatatatatatatatatatatatatatatatatatatatatatatatatatataatttaaataagcatcgcctcggcgacgtcgccgaggcgatgcgacgtcggccaataaaaaaataaaaaaaaaaataaatataatatatatatatacatatatcgctcggtataccgagcggtataccgttccgttACGTACCGAGAaatcgtcgaaactccggtacggtacgaaatttcaaaccttgCTTCCTATTACATTGTTGACAAGAATGTTGGATCAGGAACCAATAGTCTACTGAAATGCAATAACCCCATTGTCCAGCAATTAATAATAGACAGCCTCCGGCATTGGGTGGTCGAGTTCCATGTAGATGGCTTTTGCTTTATTAATTCTTCTTCAATGGCTAGAGGACAGAATGGGGATCATTTATCTCGCCCACCTTTGGTGGAAGCTATAGCATTTGATCCAGTACTTTCTAGGACAAAGATTGTCGCAGACTGCTGGTCCCCGCTTGACATGTCATACATGGAAATCCAATTTCCTCATTGGAAAGCATGGGCAGAGATGAACATGAGATTTTGCAGTGATGTAAGGAACTTTTTGAGAGGTGAAGGACTCCTAAGCGATCTTGCTACTAGACTTTGTGGCAGTGGTGATCTATTTTCTTCCAGGGGCCCagcattttcttttaattttgtgACAAAGAACTTTGGACTTCCTCTTGTTGATTTGGTCAGCTTCAGTACTGCTGAGCAAGCTTCGGAATTAAGCTGGAACTGTGGCGACGAAGGTCCAACAAACAATAATACTGTCCTTGAGACACGTCTTAAGCAGATACGGAATTTCTTGTTTGTCTTGTTTGTGTCACTCGGTGTTCCTGTTCTAAATATGGGGGATGAGTGCGGCTACTCCACTGGTGGTTCTCCATTGTATGATGACAGGAAGCCTATCAATTGGGATAGCCTAGGAACAGGCTTCAGTAAGCAAATTACAAAATTTATTGCATATCTAGGTTCACTTAGAATCCGAAGAGGTGATATTTTTCAGAGCAAGCACTTTCTTAAAGTAGAAAACATTGTTTGGTTTGGAAGTAATCAATCTGAGCCAAAGTGGGATGACCCAACATGCAAGTTTTTGGCTTTGGCTCTGAAGTCAGAAAAGAACTTTGACATGTTAAATTCAAACTGCGGTGACTTGTTTATATGCTTTAACGCCAGCAATAATTTAGAGACTGTTGTTTTGCCCGAACAGCCAGAGGGAAATGTTTGGCTTCGTTTGGTCGATACCTCCCTTGCATTTCCAGGAATCTTTTCAAATAGTTGTGATCCAAATGTTCAGAAGGCTGAAGGATCATCTTCTTATGAACTGAAGCCTCATAGTTGTGCCTTATTTGAAGCCACTGTGGATTGAACTTTGTGCCTTATTGTCTTATATAACGGCAGGAGTTTCTTGCTGTATCTATTGTCTCCTGTTATCAATAAAATGAAGTATCCTTTCTGTTAGCACTGAATAAGTGCAAAATTTTCTAAACCATTTTATTTCGCATGCTTGTTTTTGTACAGTCTCTTAATGTATGATTTTTGCAATGCATCTTATGATATGTCCATATTTTTATGTGTTACCACACAACCAACTATTTTCTTAAGGCTCTTCTTTATCAGTAGCATATTCCAAACTTCAGCTTTTAATTCAAAGCGGCATGGTTTTATTCTGAAATCTGATTTTTGTTCACTtccaatgtttgattctttttCCCTTCTTGTTTGAACTTTCTTAATAGTATATTTTGcaaaacatgattcttcctttctCCATCATTGTGTTATATCATCATCCTCTTGCTGTATATTGAATCATCATCTGGATAGTTAAATTTCGTTTGTCAAAAACCATTATATGGCACTAGTTTTACTGTTAGATTTGGTTTCCTATTTGACATGCTCAACCAAGATTAGGAGGAGCAACAGTGCAATCATAATAACGAAAACAAGTATTTAAACACCAATGGAAACTGTTGTTTTACTAATAGTCATGAACCATGGAGAAAGCTTTATTCTACATTGTATTGGTAGTTCAAGCATAACTCAGATTATGAGTTAGTTTCCACTTTAGAAGTAGAAGAAGttaaaagaaattttattcaagaaGATAATTAGGTCATTATGATGGAAAACTTGGACCATATTATGCCGAGACAACATCATATATGAGATTCAGGAAACCTGGCCCATACTTGGGAGTCCCATGACTAATCTGAGAATACTATGAATTGACTAGAGAGCAAGTGTAACAGAGAAGACATCCAGATTAAATACAGAAGAATACCCCATAAGCATAATATCTATTCTAGAGAAGGCAGCTAAATGGATCTTCCACAAAACTATAGTGTTGCCAATTTTTTCTCAGGATGTTGACTAAATCTTGTCTAGTTGATCAATTAAAAGTGCCAAGCCATGGTCCACAGTGTAATCAGTTAAACCCACCAAGGCCAATAATAGTTACAGTCCAAAATGATTGTCTAAGGATTTCAAGTGTCAATAAATCTGAACTACAAAGTTTGGCTCTAATGGACTGTCAATGCTCATAATGACATATTCAGCAGTTTAAAACTAAGCCTTGGTTTGGGACCCATAATCTACTGTTTAGAAAGAATTGGACAAGATCAAATATAGCTCAAAAGTTTACTAACAGTGTCAACTATTTGGAATTCgatgaaaaattaaaaagtaatttTGTTGAAGCTAGAAGAATAAAAGGCAACCCAGCATTGTTGCAAACAAAAATCTGATGATGTACTAAATGTTACAATTGTTACCAAGAAGCAACAAACTAAAATATCTCATAACATAACACAGTATTTATTGAAAATGGGATTGGTGCCGTCATAATGCCCTTCGTTTGCAATTATTCTGGAAGGTATACGTTGGATCTGGATTTTGATTCAGCAAAGGCTCCCTTTTATCTATCATTTATGCTGCATTTGTGTTCTGATGCTGGTGTTGTTGCCTCGGAGATTAAAACGCACAGAAAGACAAGATTTTGTGTGCCTGTGGGTTTTGGCCCAGGATATCCTGCGTCCTTGGGTGCTTCTGTTTCCGATGATGGAATGGTCAATTTCTCTTTGTTTTTGAGGAATGCTGAGAGCGTTTTCCTCTGCCTGTATGAAGGGAAAACAGAGGTTCCATCTTTAGAGATCGGACTGGATCCTTATGTCAATCGTACAGGTGATATCTGGCACGTCTCGATGGAGAGCATCGTGGACTATGTGAGCTATGGTTATCGTTGCAAAGGACCAGTAGATAAAGAGGTGGATTCGATATGCAGCATGTGCTGTTGGATCCGTATGCCAAAATGGTTCGAAATCTTCTTTCTGTTCAGAGTGATACAATGACTCCAACCAAGTATCTTGGTTCTTTGGAAATAGAACCTATATTTGACTGGAGTGGTGATGTTCATCCGCGGTTGCCAACAGAGAAGCTCGTGGTTTACAGATTAAATGTGGGGCAGTTCACAAGAGATAACTCGATCGGTCTCCCAGAAGATGTTGCTGGGACTTTCGGTGGTGTGAGTGAGAAAGTAGAGCATTTTAAAGAACTTGGTGTCAATGCAATCCTGCTAGAGCCAATATTTCCCTTTGATGTTAACAAAGGCCCTTACTTCCCCTATCATTTCTTCTCGTTAATGGATGAATATGGACGTGAACATAATGCTGCTTCAGCAATCAATTCTTTGAAGGTGATGATCAAGACGCTACATTCCGAATGTATAGAGGTCTTGATGGAGGTTGTTTTTACTCAGTGTTGAAGGTGGAGATGCGGACTCCCATGTGATATCATTCCGAGGTATTGATAGTTCTTCCTATTGCATTGTTGACAAAAATGTAGGATCAGGAACCAATAGTCTCCTGAAATGCAATAACCCCATTGTTCAGCAATTAATAATAGACAGCCTCCGGCATTGGGTAGTCGAGTTCCATGTAGATGG
The window above is part of the Musa acuminata AAA Group cultivar baxijiao chromosome BXJ2-6, Cavendish_Baxijiao_AAA, whole genome shotgun sequence genome. Proteins encoded here:
- the LOC135614947 gene encoding isoamylase 2, chloroplastic-like, translating into MASIWFPSAAAKTRGHPHNGVIWQRRNAVTHGRCSCNRKFSPKGASFGPPTCLNSVVRATSPISLRQSRPMAVASGKAQVLEGREFPYMFRSEKGDLVKVVVVGAVGVNFSVHIEVLSVSQDELVLIYEMSRSDPPGSLVADIEKGIGAVIMLFVRNSSGRYTLDLDFDSAKAPFYLSFMLHLCPDAGVVASEIKTHRKTRFCVPVGLGPGYPAPLGASVSDDGMVNFSLFSRKAESAVLCLYEGKTEVPSLEIELDPYVNRTGDIWHVSMESIEDYVSYGYHCKGPVEKRGGFDMQHVLLDPHAKMVRNLLSVQGDTMTPTKCFGSLEMEPIFDWSGDVHLQLPTEKLVVYRLNVGQFTIDNSSGLPEDVAGTFGGVSEKVEHFKELGVNAILLEPIFPFDVNKGPYFPYHFFSVMDEYGQEHNAASAINSMKEMIKMLHSEGIEVLMEVVFTHSAEGGDADSHVISFRDIDSSSYYIVDKNVGSGTNSLLKCNNPIVQQLIIDSLRHWVVEFHVDGFCFINSSSMARGQNGDHLSRPPLVEAIAFDPVLSRTKIVADCWSPLDMSYMEIQFPHWKAWAEMNMRFCSDVRNFLRGEGLLSDLATRLCGSGDLFSSRGPAFSFNFVTKNFGLPLVDLVSFSTAEQASELSWNCGDEGPTNNNTVLETRLKQIRNFLFVLFVSLGVPVLNMGDECGYSTGGSPLYDDRKPINWDSLGTGFSKQITKFIAYLGSLRIRRGDIFQSKHFLKVENIVWFGSNQSEPKWDDPTCKFLALALKSEKNFDMLNSNCGDLFICFNASNNLETVVLPEQPEGNVWLRLVDTSLAFPGIFSNSCDPNVQKAEGSSSYELKPHSCALFEATVD